One Actinospica robiniae DSM 44927 genomic region harbors:
- a CDS encoding ABC transporter ATP-binding protein, which yields MNTAIALSGIRRGFGGRTVLDGIDLEVPRGEFVALLGASGSGKTTLLRILGGLDRPDAGEVLVPRRRTVVFQEPRLIPSRRVLSNVTIGLPRGEATRDVARAALAEVGLSAHDRAWPATLSGGEAQRVALARALVRDPELLLLDEPFAALDALTRLKMQDLVADLCARHTPAVLLVTHDVDEAIRLADRVLVLRDGKLITDERVEIERPRDEADPAFPALRRRLLAQLGVEQRDREAV from the coding sequence ATGAACACGGCGATCGCACTGTCCGGCATCCGCCGCGGCTTCGGCGGCCGCACCGTGCTCGACGGAATCGACCTTGAGGTGCCGCGCGGCGAGTTCGTGGCGCTGCTCGGGGCGAGCGGCTCCGGCAAGACCACGCTGTTGCGCATCCTCGGTGGCCTGGACCGTCCGGACGCGGGCGAAGTGCTGGTGCCGCGCAGACGCACGGTCGTCTTCCAGGAGCCGCGGCTGATCCCGTCGCGGCGGGTGCTGTCCAACGTCACGATCGGACTGCCGCGGGGCGAGGCCACCCGGGACGTCGCGCGCGCGGCGCTGGCCGAGGTCGGGCTCTCCGCGCACGACCGGGCCTGGCCGGCGACCTTGTCCGGGGGAGAGGCGCAACGGGTCGCACTCGCCCGCGCCCTGGTCCGCGATCCGGAGCTGCTGCTGCTCGACGAGCCCTTCGCCGCGCTCGACGCGCTCACCCGGCTGAAGATGCAGGACCTGGTCGCCGATCTGTGCGCACGTCACACCCCGGCCGTGCTGCTGGTGACGCACGACGTGGACGAGGCGATCCGGCTGGCCGACCGCGTGCTGGTCCTGCGCGACGGCAAGCTGATCACCGACGAGAGGGTCGAGATCGAACGGCCCAGGGACGAGGCGGACCCGGCTTTCCCGGCGCTGCGTCGGCGCCTGCTCGCGCAGCTCGGCGTCGAGCAACGGGATCGGGAGGCGGTATGA
- a CDS encoding M20 metallopeptidase family protein, with translation MSLLEDAAELQEDLVRLRRHLHAEPEVGLDLPRTQEKVLRALESVPLEVSTGSALTSVVGVIRGTAATEGAERRTVLLRADMDALPLPEKTGLGFASRFPGAAHACGHDLHTAMLVGAAQLLADRREQLAGDVILMFQPGEEGHDGARLMLEEGLLDAAGRRPDAAFALHVGAASPVGGFGARPGVALAASGTAEVVFRGSGGHGAWPHAARDPIPALCAAVGALQTMVTRRFDALEPVLVSVGQISAGSAPNIVPDTARLTATLRALGTDARDRLAQEIERVCHGIAHAHGVEAEVVVRDGYPITVNDEAEVEFAGSVIAELFGPDRFVRQRRPALVADDIGRVLARVPGVMVSLGACPAGLDPERAAPNHAPTAVFDDGVLAAGAATLAEFALRRTSR, from the coding sequence ATGAGCCTGCTCGAAGACGCCGCCGAGTTGCAGGAGGACCTGGTCCGTCTGCGCCGTCACCTGCATGCGGAACCCGAGGTCGGCCTCGATCTGCCGCGCACCCAGGAGAAGGTGCTGCGCGCCTTGGAGTCGGTGCCCCTCGAGGTGAGCACCGGGAGCGCCCTGACCTCGGTCGTCGGCGTGATCCGCGGCACGGCTGCCACGGAAGGCGCAGAGCGTCGCACGGTCCTGCTCCGCGCCGACATGGACGCGCTGCCGTTGCCGGAGAAGACAGGGCTCGGTTTCGCCTCCCGCTTCCCCGGCGCGGCACACGCATGCGGCCACGATCTACACACGGCGATGCTCGTCGGCGCCGCACAGCTGCTCGCGGACCGCCGCGAGCAGCTGGCCGGAGACGTGATCCTGATGTTCCAGCCCGGCGAGGAAGGGCACGACGGCGCACGGCTGATGCTGGAGGAAGGCCTGCTCGACGCCGCCGGCCGGCGCCCGGACGCCGCGTTCGCGCTGCATGTCGGCGCCGCTTCGCCTGTCGGCGGGTTCGGCGCCCGCCCCGGCGTGGCCCTGGCCGCCTCGGGCACCGCCGAAGTGGTCTTCCGCGGCAGCGGCGGCCACGGTGCGTGGCCGCATGCCGCGCGTGATCCGATCCCGGCCCTGTGCGCCGCGGTCGGGGCACTGCAGACCATGGTCACCCGCCGGTTCGACGCGCTTGAGCCGGTGTTGGTCTCCGTCGGCCAGATCTCGGCCGGGTCCGCGCCCAATATCGTGCCGGACACGGCCAGACTCACCGCGACCCTCCGGGCCCTGGGCACCGACGCGCGGGACCGGCTCGCTCAGGAGATCGAGCGCGTCTGCCACGGTATCGCCCACGCGCACGGCGTCGAGGCCGAAGTCGTGGTGCGGGACGGATATCCGATCACCGTGAACGACGAGGCAGAGGTCGAATTCGCCGGCTCGGTCATCGCCGAGCTCTTCGGCCCGGACCGGTTCGTCCGGCAGCGCCGCCCCGCGCTGGTCGCCGACGACATCGGCCGGGTGCTGGCGCGGGTGCCGGGCGTCATGGTCTCGCTCGGCGCCTGCCCGGCCGGCCTCGATCCCGAGCGCGCCGCTCCCAACCACGCCCCGACGGCCGTGTTCGACGACGGCGTCCTGGCCGCCGGCGCCGCGACGCTGGCCGAGTTCGCCCTGAGGAGGACCTCGAGATGA
- a CDS encoding LLM class flavin-dependent oxidoreductase — protein sequence MTRIHIVLPPYRQPRPPVALPDFVTDIRPPDPGPWPALARAADLAGLAGVIVPFDPQGPESLVTAAGLLRTTRHVEVSAGLRPWIATPQYTAKLSASLQRFSGGRLGWYFEDGNAETEQFVTTAEEFWQRPDGLPEVLSEHAFPLVLFADSASCIRLDLRALSLEAKVTAIEAHAQAGVSDFFLDVGDDPGEVYRLGEYVLPLLSFEREPNYVG from the coding sequence ATGACCCGGATCCACATCGTTCTTCCGCCTTATCGGCAGCCCCGGCCGCCGGTCGCGCTGCCGGACTTCGTCACGGACATCAGGCCACCGGACCCCGGCCCGTGGCCCGCGCTGGCCCGGGCCGCCGACCTGGCCGGGCTGGCCGGCGTGATCGTGCCCTTCGACCCGCAGGGCCCTGAGTCGCTGGTCACCGCGGCCGGGCTGCTGCGGACCACCCGGCACGTCGAGGTGAGCGCCGGGCTGCGGCCGTGGATCGCCACGCCGCAGTACACGGCGAAGCTCTCCGCCTCGCTCCAGCGCTTCTCCGGCGGCCGCCTGGGCTGGTACTTCGAGGACGGGAACGCCGAGACCGAACAGTTCGTCACGACCGCCGAGGAGTTCTGGCAGCGCCCGGACGGCCTGCCCGAGGTCCTGTCCGAACACGCCTTTCCCCTCGTCCTGTTCGCCGACTCGGCCTCCTGCATCCGGCTGGACCTACGCGCCCTGAGCCTGGAGGCCAAGGTCACCGCGATCGAGGCACACGCGCAGGCAGGCGTGTCCGACTTCTTCCTCGACGTCGGCGACGATCCGGGCGAGGTCTACCGCCTCGGCGAATACGTCCTGCCGCTGCTCTCGTTCGAAAGGGAACCCAACTATGTCGGTTGA
- a CDS encoding LLM class flavin-dependent oxidoreductase, with amino-acid sequence MSVDIYWRIAMEGDQKSLYEPGSSRGGFAPHLSGGVAPGLNRAAAGGDGFTHADYMAEVVRASEESGFVGGLLPSFPHTDDPWAAAATLAAESRTYRFMVAFQPGFLHPVQAARMSATLQRATGGRLVYNIISGGGGPQQLWWGDTIGHDDRYARTSEFLDVLKGVWDGGDFSYDGRFYQVKDGGLPPALTGQPFPEIYFSGSSPAAIEAAGRHADYYLSWLEPFDALSEKFAAVRARSPKPPKFAVRIDILARETEQEAWDILDRGWAGLPERRPEREGGDSVGARRSRDFAAGAADSPRALEIAPNVWGGFDRLRPGPAFGLVGDYGQVADRLNELIGLGVDAFILAGVPHLEEARRVGRHVLPLLKGISS; translated from the coding sequence ATGTCGGTTGACATCTACTGGCGCATCGCGATGGAGGGCGACCAGAAGTCGCTGTACGAGCCGGGGAGCAGCCGCGGCGGATTCGCGCCGCACCTGTCCGGGGGAGTGGCGCCGGGCCTGAACCGGGCCGCGGCCGGCGGCGACGGCTTCACCCATGCCGACTACATGGCCGAGGTCGTCCGCGCCAGCGAGGAGTCCGGCTTCGTCGGCGGATTGCTGCCCTCGTTCCCGCACACCGATGACCCATGGGCCGCCGCGGCCACCCTCGCCGCCGAGTCGCGCACCTACCGGTTCATGGTCGCGTTCCAGCCCGGCTTCCTTCATCCCGTCCAGGCCGCGCGGATGTCCGCGACGCTGCAGCGGGCCACCGGCGGCCGGCTCGTGTACAACATCATCTCCGGCGGCGGCGGACCGCAGCAGTTGTGGTGGGGCGACACCATCGGACACGACGACCGGTACGCGCGCACCTCGGAGTTCCTCGACGTGCTCAAGGGCGTCTGGGACGGCGGCGACTTCAGCTACGACGGCCGATTCTACCAGGTGAAGGACGGCGGCCTGCCGCCAGCGCTGACCGGCCAGCCGTTCCCGGAAATCTACTTCTCCGGCTCGTCACCGGCCGCAATCGAGGCAGCCGGCCGCCACGCCGATTACTACTTGTCCTGGCTCGAGCCTTTCGACGCGCTGTCCGAGAAGTTCGCCGCAGTCCGCGCGCGCAGCCCGAAGCCGCCGAAGTTCGCCGTACGCATCGACATCCTCGCCCGCGAGACCGAGCAAGAGGCATGGGACATCCTCGACCGCGGCTGGGCCGGCCTGCCCGAGCGACGCCCGGAGCGCGAAGGCGGCGACTCGGTCGGCGCCCGGCGCAGCCGCGACTTCGCCGCCGGCGCCGCCGACTCACCGCGTGCCCTCGAGATCGCCCCGAACGTCTGGGGCGGCTTCGACCGGCTCCGTCCCGGACCGGCGTTCGGCCTGGTGGGGGACTACGGCCAGGTCGCAGACCGGCTCAACGAGCTGATCGGGCTCGGTGTGGACGCGTTCATCCTGGCCGGAGTCCCGCATCTGGAAGAGGCCCGCCGCGTGGGCCGCCACGTCCTGCCCCTGTTGAAAGGAATCTCCTCATGA
- a CDS encoding ABC transporter substrate-binding protein codes for MTTRVGYFPQNNSLWVLRHLGLLEQKLPDVEWVDLRSLGRGPRVDPTRALPSAHGDHLFDGGYDFIGTGSTPPVTAQAKGHDIVYVGISGPRVENGRLVVHADSGIEDPSGLKGKRVALGHGSWQTTLLLLALEKAGLGWGDITPVDVYDDAAERFLAREVDAWVGSYPYLTKVEQQAELRELIPTEGLFTHRSLWFTSAEFAENKRAELTAIVSALQEADAWTAANPAEAAEFFAADDGRPAAEWEHALRTRPWGLLPVDDAFVAEQQHAADLFQANGLIEREISVADAVRPDINELVRASAR; via the coding sequence ATGACCACCCGCGTCGGCTATTTCCCGCAGAACAACTCGCTCTGGGTGCTGCGCCACCTCGGCCTGCTCGAGCAGAAACTCCCTGACGTCGAGTGGGTGGATCTGCGCAGCCTCGGTCGCGGCCCCCGTGTCGATCCCACGCGCGCACTGCCCTCGGCGCACGGCGACCACCTGTTCGACGGCGGCTACGACTTCATCGGCACCGGATCCACGCCGCCGGTGACCGCGCAGGCCAAGGGCCACGACATCGTCTACGTCGGCATCTCGGGCCCGCGGGTGGAGAACGGCCGTCTGGTCGTGCACGCGGACTCCGGCATCGAGGACCCGAGCGGCCTCAAGGGCAAGCGCGTCGCGCTCGGCCATGGCTCCTGGCAGACCACGCTGTTGCTGCTCGCACTAGAGAAGGCGGGACTGGGCTGGGGTGACATCACGCCGGTCGACGTGTACGACGACGCAGCCGAGCGCTTCCTGGCCCGGGAAGTGGACGCGTGGGTCGGCTCCTACCCGTATCTGACGAAGGTCGAGCAGCAGGCTGAGCTCCGTGAGCTGATTCCGACCGAGGGTCTGTTCACGCACCGGTCGCTGTGGTTTACCAGCGCCGAGTTCGCCGAGAACAAGCGGGCCGAACTGACCGCGATCGTCTCCGCGCTCCAAGAGGCGGACGCCTGGACAGCGGCTAACCCGGCTGAAGCCGCCGAGTTCTTCGCCGCCGACGACGGCCGGCCCGCCGCGGAGTGGGAGCACGCACTGCGCACCCGTCCCTGGGGCCTGCTCCCGGTCGACGACGCGTTCGTGGCCGAGCAGCAGCACGCCGCGGACCTGTTCCAGGCCAACGGACTGATCGAGCGGGAAATCTCGGTCGCGGACGCGGTCCGGCCGGACATCAATGAGCTGGTTCGGGCTTCGGCGCGGTAA
- a CDS encoding VOC family protein produces MDVVLSRQAASDAVAEHGWRFLLGALRTSVPVASSTQAVDVAQAAVAACGADADGHLRIDLRPDRAVLTLQSLEHAAITDRDAELARRISAAVHELGLTSGPEIGTGAPHSVQLLEIAIDALDIAAIRPFWRAALGYADEPGADGPCDPLVDPVGQGPAIWFQQMDEPRPQRNRIHFDLCVPHDEADRRIEAALAAGGRLVSAERAPAFRVLADAEGNEICITTWQGRDG; encoded by the coding sequence ATGGACGTTGTTTTGAGCCGCCAGGCGGCCTCGGATGCGGTTGCCGAACACGGATGGCGCTTCCTGCTCGGCGCACTGCGCACCTCGGTCCCCGTCGCCTCCTCGACGCAGGCCGTGGACGTCGCCCAGGCCGCCGTCGCAGCGTGCGGTGCCGACGCCGACGGGCACTTGCGGATCGACCTGCGCCCCGACCGCGCAGTGCTCACCCTCCAGTCGCTCGAACACGCCGCCATCACGGACCGAGACGCCGAACTCGCGCGCCGGATCTCGGCCGCCGTGCACGAACTCGGCCTGACGAGCGGGCCCGAGATCGGCACCGGGGCGCCTCACTCGGTGCAGTTGCTGGAGATCGCCATCGACGCGCTCGACATCGCCGCGATCCGCCCGTTCTGGCGGGCTGCGCTCGGCTACGCCGATGAGCCCGGCGCCGACGGTCCGTGCGATCCGCTCGTCGACCCCGTCGGCCAGGGCCCTGCGATCTGGTTCCAGCAGATGGACGAGCCGCGCCCGCAGCGCAACCGCATCCACTTCGACCTCTGCGTCCCCCACGACGAGGCCGACCGGCGGATCGAAGCCGCGCTCGCCGCCGGAGGCCGGCTCGTGTCCGCCGAGCGGGCGCCCGCGTTCCGGGTGCTCGCCGACGCCGAGGGCAACGAGATCTGCATCACCACGTGGCAGGGGCGGGACGGCTGA
- a CDS encoding TauD/TfdA dioxygenase family protein, producing MPFSVRKITGRIGAVVDGVDFNAAPDPLIIAGLREALNTHKALVFDGVDLDDDDQERVLGWFGDLTTAHPNLPAADGRTNVLAVDSESSKSNEWHTDVTFVVGPPQITSLRSLVTTPYGGETLIANSAAAYRDLPEPLRAFADSLRAVHTNQYDYIRPAATSEARRDHDRAFLATSYETEHPVVRVHPLTGERGLFIGGFVKRIVGLSATESAELLRIFQSYVTRPENVLRWAWSPRQLLLFDNRITQHYAIDNYDDHPRLLHRVTVAGEVPVGVDGRRSEQLVGDASHFTRVAELVA from the coding sequence ATGCCATTTTCTGTGCGCAAAATCACCGGCCGAATAGGCGCGGTCGTGGACGGCGTCGATTTCAACGCCGCACCAGACCCCCTGATCATCGCAGGCCTGCGCGAGGCCCTGAACACGCACAAAGCGCTCGTCTTCGACGGCGTCGACCTCGATGACGACGACCAAGAGCGCGTGCTCGGCTGGTTCGGCGATCTGACCACCGCCCACCCGAACCTGCCCGCCGCCGACGGCAGGACAAACGTGCTCGCGGTCGACAGCGAGTCCTCGAAGTCGAACGAGTGGCACACCGACGTCACCTTCGTCGTCGGTCCGCCGCAGATCACCTCGCTCCGGAGCCTCGTTACCACGCCCTACGGTGGCGAAACGCTGATCGCAAACTCCGCGGCGGCCTACCGTGACCTGCCTGAACCCTTGCGCGCGTTCGCGGATTCGCTGCGCGCCGTCCACACCAACCAGTACGACTACATACGCCCCGCCGCGACGAGCGAGGCACGCCGGGATCATGACCGCGCCTTCCTGGCGACGTCCTACGAGACGGAACATCCCGTCGTCCGCGTGCATCCGCTCACCGGCGAGCGCGGTCTGTTCATCGGCGGGTTCGTCAAGCGAATCGTCGGGCTCTCGGCCACCGAGTCGGCCGAGCTCCTGCGCATCTTCCAGTCGTACGTGACGCGTCCCGAGAACGTGCTGCGCTGGGCCTGGTCACCCCGTCAGCTGCTGCTGTTCGACAATCGCATCACCCAGCACTACGCGATCGACAACTACGACGACCACCCGCGCCTGCTGCACCGGGTCACGGTGGCCGGCGAAGTACCCGTCGGGGTCGACGGCCGCCGGAGCGAACAACTGGTCGGTGACGCGTCGCACTTCACCCGCGTGGCGGAGCTTGTCGCATGA
- a CDS encoding ABC transporter permease, protein MSEVVTISAPAFESDGGTPEAQRREVFVPRDAEHQTRLGQLRRHLRWPLGIYTTPVFVLVLWQVLSDLGVLAQTYAPSPTSIVRSGFDLWQQGVLGPDLAVSLRRAGLGLAIGLTIGVTCGVLGGLLRSGEYVFNGLVQVLNTIPLLAVLPLMIVWFGIGEVTKVLLVSFGAGVPMYLNLFAAIRGVDQGLIEMARTTGAGRWRLVTRVLVPGSLPGFLVGLRFSLAYSILGLVAAETVNADSGIGFLITQAQTYLQTDQVFVGLAVYSVLGLLADQFVRILERVLLRWRPGYEVT, encoded by the coding sequence ATGAGCGAAGTCGTCACTATCTCGGCGCCCGCCTTCGAATCCGACGGCGGGACGCCTGAGGCGCAGCGGCGCGAAGTGTTCGTTCCACGCGACGCCGAACATCAGACACGCCTCGGCCAGCTGCGCAGGCATCTGCGATGGCCGCTCGGGATCTACACGACGCCGGTCTTCGTGCTCGTCCTGTGGCAGGTCCTGTCAGATCTCGGAGTGCTGGCGCAGACCTACGCGCCGTCCCCGACCTCCATCGTCCGGTCCGGGTTCGACCTCTGGCAGCAGGGCGTGCTCGGCCCCGATCTGGCCGTCTCGTTGCGCCGGGCGGGCCTCGGCCTGGCGATCGGGCTGACGATCGGCGTCACCTGCGGTGTGCTCGGCGGCCTGCTGCGCAGCGGCGAGTACGTCTTCAACGGGCTCGTCCAGGTCCTCAACACGATCCCGCTGCTCGCCGTGCTGCCGCTGATGATCGTCTGGTTCGGGATCGGCGAGGTCACCAAGGTGCTGCTCGTCTCCTTCGGCGCGGGCGTCCCGATGTACCTCAACCTCTTCGCGGCGATCCGCGGCGTCGATCAAGGGCTGATCGAGATGGCCCGCACCACCGGCGCCGGCCGCTGGCGCCTGGTGACGCGCGTGCTGGTGCCCGGATCGCTGCCCGGCTTCCTGGTCGGACTCCGGTTCTCCCTCGCCTACAGCATCCTCGGCCTCGTCGCGGCCGAGACGGTCAACGCCGACTCGGGCATCGGCTTCCTCATCACGCAGGCGCAGACCTACCTGCAGACCGACCAGGTCTTCGTCGGGCTCGCGGTCTACTCGGTCCTGGGCCTGCTCGCCGACCAGTTCGTCCGGATACTCGAGCGGGTGCTGCTGCGCTGGCGCCCGGGATATGAGGTGACATGA
- a CDS encoding ABC transporter ATP-binding protein — MSSAVATRPRQHAGVVVEKVVRRFGDRTVLDGLDLSIADQELVVLLGPSGCGKSTLLRLLAGLDRPDAGLVEVPVKRAIVFQAHRLLPWQRVVRNVSLGLCGPDAEQRARDALAEVGLSGREDAWPKQLSGGEAQRVSLARALVSEPELVLLDEPFAALDAITRLRMHDLVHALRRKHRAAMLLVTHDVDEAIALADRVVVMSDGRLGEAHHVVLSAAEREASVAREELRAALLADLGLATDSDRPTPPKGTDNS; from the coding sequence ATGAGCAGCGCCGTGGCGACCCGGCCCCGCCAGCACGCGGGGGTCGTGGTCGAGAAGGTCGTCCGGCGCTTCGGCGACCGGACCGTGCTCGACGGTCTCGACCTGTCGATCGCGGATCAGGAACTCGTCGTGCTGCTCGGGCCCTCCGGCTGCGGCAAGAGCACGCTGCTGCGCCTGCTGGCCGGACTGGACCGGCCCGACGCCGGCCTGGTGGAAGTGCCGGTCAAGCGCGCGATCGTGTTCCAGGCGCACCGGCTGCTGCCGTGGCAGCGGGTCGTGCGCAACGTCTCGCTCGGTCTGTGCGGCCCGGACGCCGAGCAGCGTGCGCGCGACGCGCTGGCGGAAGTCGGTCTCTCCGGCCGCGAGGACGCGTGGCCGAAGCAGCTCTCCGGCGGCGAGGCGCAACGCGTCTCGCTCGCCCGCGCCCTGGTGTCAGAGCCCGAACTCGTGCTGCTCGACGAGCCCTTCGCCGCCCTCGACGCCATCACGCGGCTGCGCATGCACGACCTCGTCCACGCTCTGCGCCGCAAGCACCGCGCGGCGATGCTGCTCGTCACCCACGACGTCGACGAGGCTATCGCTCTGGCCGATCGCGTCGTCGTGATGAGTGACGGCCGCCTCGGCGAAGCCCACCACGTCGTGCTCTCCGCCGCCGAACGCGAAGCGAGCGTGGCCCGCGAGGAACTGCGCGCCGCGCTCCTGGCCGACCTCGGCCTCGCCACCGATTCCGATCGCCCGACCCCACCGAAAGGCACCGATAACTCATGA